In Natator depressus isolate rNatDep1 chromosome 17, rNatDep2.hap1, whole genome shotgun sequence, one genomic interval encodes:
- the LOC142000244 gene encoding adenine phosphoribosyltransferase-like isoform X2, with product MSCSSKRKARAGSSRALRCPVLMDLWRVPTSRETGWYLALIAPNVKGPSYPWLDPSRLYCHRQGLQDCIADLLQPFCEDPIDLVAGIDAMGFILGAAIANTLQKGFLAIRKAGHLCVETCTQPYTDYTARQKLLEMRMDTIQPGLRVLLVDQWIETGGTMRAAIRLVEQQGGVIAGIAAICIEDSDGGKWIQEHYKCSQCVPQHLMPQFNRHQLESFQAFGATPGQA from the exons CTGGTTCCAGCCGTGCCCTGCGCTGCCCTGTGCTCATGGACCTGTGGCGTGTTCCCACCAGCCGAGAGACGGGATGGTATTTAGCGCTCATAGCCCCGAATGTCAAGGGCCCCAGTTATCCTTGGCTCGACCCCTCCAGGCTGTATTGTCACCGGCAG GGCCTGCAGGACTGCATTGCAGACCTGCTCCAGCCCTTCTGCGAAGACCCCATCGACCTGGTCGCTGGAATCGACGCCATGGGCTTCATCTTGG GCGCTGCCATAGCCAACACCCTGCAGAAAGGCTTCCTGGCCATCCGCAAAGCCGGGCACCTCTGCGTGGAGACCTGCACGCAGCCCTACACCGACTACACTGCCCGCCAGAAGCTGCTGGAGATGAGGATGGACACCATCCAGCCAG GTCTGCGTGTCTTACTGGTGGATCAGTGGATTGAAACGGGGGGAACCATGCGCGCTGCCATCCGGCTGGTGGAGCAACAAGGGGGAGTGATTGCAG GCATCGCTGCCATCTGCATCGAGGACAGCGATGGTGGCAAGTGGATCCAGGAGCATTACAAGTGTTCGCAGTGCGTCCCCCAGCACCTGATGCCCCAGTTCAACAGGCACCAGCTGGAGTCCTTCCAGGCCTTTGGGGCCACGCCCGGCCAGGCATAA
- the LOC142000244 gene encoding adenine phosphoribosyltransferase-like isoform X3, which produces MDLWRVPTSRETGWYLALIAPNVKGPSYPWLDPSRLYCHRQGLQDCIADLLQPFCEDPIDLVAGIDAMGFILGAAIANTLQKGFLAIRKAGHLCVETCTQPYTDYTARQKLLEMRMDTIQPGLRVLLVDQWIETGGTMRAAIRLVEQQGGVIAGIAAICIEDSDGGKWIQEHYKCSQCVPQHLMPQFNRHQLESFQAFGATPGQA; this is translated from the exons ATGGACCTGTGGCGTGTTCCCACCAGCCGAGAGACGGGATGGTATTTAGCGCTCATAGCCCCGAATGTCAAGGGCCCCAGTTATCCTTGGCTCGACCCCTCCAGGCTGTATTGTCACCGGCAG GGCCTGCAGGACTGCATTGCAGACCTGCTCCAGCCCTTCTGCGAAGACCCCATCGACCTGGTCGCTGGAATCGACGCCATGGGCTTCATCTTGG GCGCTGCCATAGCCAACACCCTGCAGAAAGGCTTCCTGGCCATCCGCAAAGCCGGGCACCTCTGCGTGGAGACCTGCACGCAGCCCTACACCGACTACACTGCCCGCCAGAAGCTGCTGGAGATGAGGATGGACACCATCCAGCCAG GTCTGCGTGTCTTACTGGTGGATCAGTGGATTGAAACGGGGGGAACCATGCGCGCTGCCATCCGGCTGGTGGAGCAACAAGGGGGAGTGATTGCAG GCATCGCTGCCATCTGCATCGAGGACAGCGATGGTGGCAAGTGGATCCAGGAGCATTACAAGTGTTCGCAGTGCGTCCCCCAGCACCTGATGCCCCAGTTCAACAGGCACCAGCTGGAGTCCTTCCAGGCCTTTGGGGCCACGCCCGGCCAGGCATAA
- the RAB34 gene encoding ras-related protein Rab-34 isoform X2, translating into MMSMLAPVRRDRIIAELPQCFHKEAALHSRSSFHPQVTGACQEQRTGTVGFKISKIIVVGDLSVGKTCLINRFCKDTFDKNYKATIGVDFEMERFEVLGVPFSLQLWDTAGQERFKCIASTYYRGAQAIVIVFDVNNVASLAHTRQWLADALKENDPSNVILFLVGSKKDLSPPAQYSLIERDAIKVAKEMHAEYWAVSSLTGENVREFFFRVASLTFESSVLAELEKSSARKIGDVVRIRSADGDLYLTAQRRKSKCCR; encoded by the exons ATGATGAGCATGCTAGCACCAGTCCGGAGGGACCGGATCATCGCAGAGCTGCCTCAG TGCTTTCACAAAGAGGCTGCCCTCCATTCGCGCTCCAGCTTTCATCCCCAAGTAACCGGTGCCTGCCAGGAGCAGCGAACGGGGACAGTGGG GTTTAAAATCTCCAAGATCATCGTGGTGGGAGACCTGTCAGTGGGCAAGACCTGCTTAATCAACCG GTTCTGCAAGGACACATTCGATAAGAACTACAAGGCGACCATCGGGGTGGACTTCGAGATGGAGCGCTTTGAGGTGCTCGGCGTCCCCTTCAGCTTACAGCT GTGGGACACGGCTGGCCAGGAGAGGTTCAAGTGCATCGCATCCACCTACTACCGTGGAGCACAAG CGATAGTGATTGTGTTCGATGTGAACAACGTGGCATCTCTAGCGCACACCAG GCAGTGGCTGGCTGATGCCCTGAAGGAGAATGACCCCTCCAACGTGATCCTCTTCCTGGTGGGCTCGAAGAAGGATCTGAGC CCGCCCGCGCAGTACAGCCTCATCGAGAGAGATGCCATCAAGGTGGCCAAGGAGATGCATGCGGAGTACTGGGCTGTCTCCTCGCTCACCG GGGAGAACGTGAGGGAGTTTTTCTTCCGCGTGGCCTCGCTGACCTTCGAGAGCAGCGTGCTGGCCGAGCTGGAGAAGAGCAGCGCCAGGAAGATCGGGGATGTCGTGC GGATTCGCAGCGCTGACGGCGACCTGTACCTGACGGCGCAGAGGAGGAAATCCAAGTGTTGCCGCTGA
- the RAB34 gene encoding ras-related protein Rab-34 isoform X1 produces the protein MMSMLAPVRRDRIIAELPQCFHKEAALHSRSSFHPQVTGACQEQRTGTVGRFKISKIIVVGDLSVGKTCLINRFCKDTFDKNYKATIGVDFEMERFEVLGVPFSLQLWDTAGQERFKCIASTYYRGAQAIVIVFDVNNVASLAHTRQWLADALKENDPSNVILFLVGSKKDLSPPAQYSLIERDAIKVAKEMHAEYWAVSSLTGENVREFFFRVASLTFESSVLAELEKSSARKIGDVVRIRSADGDLYLTAQRRKSKCCR, from the exons ATGATGAGCATGCTAGCACCAGTCCGGAGGGACCGGATCATCGCAGAGCTGCCTCAG TGCTTTCACAAAGAGGCTGCCCTCCATTCGCGCTCCAGCTTTCATCCCCAAGTAACCGGTGCCTGCCAGGAGCAGCGAACGGGGACAGTGGG CAGGTTTAAAATCTCCAAGATCATCGTGGTGGGAGACCTGTCAGTGGGCAAGACCTGCTTAATCAACCG GTTCTGCAAGGACACATTCGATAAGAACTACAAGGCGACCATCGGGGTGGACTTCGAGATGGAGCGCTTTGAGGTGCTCGGCGTCCCCTTCAGCTTACAGCT GTGGGACACGGCTGGCCAGGAGAGGTTCAAGTGCATCGCATCCACCTACTACCGTGGAGCACAAG CGATAGTGATTGTGTTCGATGTGAACAACGTGGCATCTCTAGCGCACACCAG GCAGTGGCTGGCTGATGCCCTGAAGGAGAATGACCCCTCCAACGTGATCCTCTTCCTGGTGGGCTCGAAGAAGGATCTGAGC CCGCCCGCGCAGTACAGCCTCATCGAGAGAGATGCCATCAAGGTGGCCAAGGAGATGCATGCGGAGTACTGGGCTGTCTCCTCGCTCACCG GGGAGAACGTGAGGGAGTTTTTCTTCCGCGTGGCCTCGCTGACCTTCGAGAGCAGCGTGCTGGCCGAGCTGGAGAAGAGCAGCGCCAGGAAGATCGGGGATGTCGTGC GGATTCGCAGCGCTGACGGCGACCTGTACCTGACGGCGCAGAGGAGGAAATCCAAGTGTTGCCGCTGA